Genomic segment of Sphingomonas sp. KRR8:
ACTCATGGGCGGCGAGGGCGAGGAGGCCGCGCCCGCGAGCCCGGCTGCGGCTGCACCCTCGCCAGAGGCTCCACCAACGCCATCGGATCAGAAGACCGAAAGTGCCGCGCCGACGCCCAAGCACGCTGAAACCGGCGCACGTCAGCTGTTCGATGCGGCCAACCAGCAGCCCGTGGCGCCCGACAGCGAGATTCCGGCCGGCGCGACCATGCAGAGCGTGACGGTGCGGGAAGCGCTGCGTGACGCGATGGCGGAGGAAATGCGCCGCGACGAGCGCGTCTTCGTGCTGGGCGAGGAAGTCGCGCAATATCAGGGTGCCTACAAGGTCACCCAGGGCCTGCTCGAGGAGTTTGGCCCCAAGCGCGTGATCGACACGCCGATCACCGAATATGGCTTTGCCGGCCTGGGGTCGGGCGCGGCAATGGGCGGATTGAAGCCGATCGTCGAGTTCATGACCTTCAACTTCGCCATGCAGGCGATCGACCACATCATCAACTCGGCGGCCAAGACCAACTACATGTCGGGCGGCCAGATGCGCTGCCCGATTGTGTTCCGCGGTCCCAACGGCGCCGCCAGCCGGGTCGGCGCGCAGCACAGCCAGAACTACGGCCCCTGGTACGCCAGCGTACCGGGACTGGTGGTGATTGCGCCTTATGACGCGGCCGACGCGAAGGGTTTGCTCAAGGCTGCGATCCGCTCGGACGACCCCGTGGTCTTCCTTGAGAATGAGCTGCTCTACGGGCACAATTTCGACGTGCCGCAGGTCGACGATTGGGTGCTTCCGATCGGCAAGGCCCGGATCATGCGCGAGGGCAAGGACGTGACGCTGGTCAGCTACTCCATCGGCGTTGGCGTGGCTCTCGAAGCGGCCGATAAGCTCGCCGGCGAAGGTGTGGACGCGGAGGTCATCGACCTCCGCACCCTGCGGCCGCTCGACAAGCAGACGGTATTGACGTCCCTCGCAAAGACCAACCGAATGGTGGTGGTCGAGGAAGGCTGGCCGACCTGTTCCATCGCGTCGGAGATCATGGCGATCTGCATGGAGGAAGGCTTCGATGACCTCGACGCCCCCGTCCTGCGGGTGACTGACGCGGATGTGCCACTGCCTTACGCCGCCAACCTCGAGAAGATGGCGCTGATCAAGGCGGACGATGTGGTCAAGGCGGTGAAGGCGGTTTGTTACCGGTAAGCGCCGTTTTCGCTCGTCTTGAGCGGAGGCGGGCGAGTTGAGCGGGCCAGCTCAATGACCAACGATCGCGACCTTGTTCGCCTGCACTGGCCGCCCGAGCTTCGCGCTGCGTTCGATGCCCTGTTCGCCATTGATGATGCCATGGCGGAGGTGGTCGGCACGGCGCGTGAGCCGATGCTCGCGGCGATCAAGCTCGCCTGGTGGCGCGAGAATCTCGAGAGACTCGATCATGAGCCAGCACCGGCCGAGCCGCGACTACATTCGGCCGCGCGTGAACTGCTGCCCAGAGGGGTGAGCGGTGGAGCTCTGGCAGGGCTGGAGGACGGCTGGTCGGCGCTGCTGGAGGAAGTCCCTGAGGAGGGGCGG
This window contains:
- a CDS encoding pyruvate dehydrogenase complex E1 component subunit beta, with protein sequence MGVELKMPALSPTMEEGTLAKWLVKEGDQVKSGDILAEIETDKATMEFEAVDEGTISKILVPEGTDGVKVGTAIALMGGEGEEAAPASPAAAAPSPEAPPTPSDQKTESAAPTPKHAETGARQLFDAANQQPVAPDSEIPAGATMQSVTVREALRDAMAEEMRRDERVFVLGEEVAQYQGAYKVTQGLLEEFGPKRVIDTPITEYGFAGLGSGAAMGGLKPIVEFMTFNFAMQAIDHIINSAAKTNYMSGGQMRCPIVFRGPNGAASRVGAQHSQNYGPWYASVPGLVVIAPYDAADAKGLLKAAIRSDDPVVFLENELLYGHNFDVPQVDDWVLPIGKARIMREGKDVTLVSYSIGVGVALEAADKLAGEGVDAEVIDLRTLRPLDKQTVLTSLAKTNRMVVVEEGWPTCSIASEIMAICMEEGFDDLDAPVLRVTDADVPLPYAANLEKMALIKADDVVKAVKAVCYR